The genomic interval CAATCCCTAAAGGAATGCCCCCGCGTTGCAAGCCAGATTGACGTTCGGCGAAGGGTTCGTAGAAGTCAGAACCCATGAGCAGAGCATCTTCAATAATACAGTTTGCTTCAATGCGCGATCGCACGCCCACGACAGAATGATCGATGCGGCACTCTTTGATAATGCACCCTTCAGCAATAATCGATTCTGTGACGTGACTATCGAGAAGCTTAGACGGCGGTAAAAACCGAGTCCGGGTATAAATCGGCGCTTTCTCATCGTAGAAGCTAAAGGGCGGATGGGGTTGGCGCGTCAGGGCTAAATTCGCGTCATAAAACGCTTCAATCGTTCCAATATCTTCCCAGTAGCCATTAAATAAATACGCCTGCACGTTCAAATCTTTGGCACAAGCTGGAATAATCTCTTTACCAAAGTCCGTGCGCTGCGGATTTTCATGCAGCAGTCTATGCATTACGTCTTTGTTAAAGACATAAATCCCCATCGAAGCAATATAAGGCGTGGCTTGCGCCTGTTCGGGCGATAACCCCAAGATGGTAGTATCCACCGCCATCTGCTTCAGGGCATCCCCTTTGGGTTTTTCGCTAAAATCAATGACGCGGCCGGTTTGGTCAATTTTCATCAAACCAAAGTCAGAAGCGCGTTTTTCATCAATGGGTACCACCGACAAAGTAATATCTGCCCCGGTTTCGCGGTGACGCTTCACAAAATCGCGGTAATCCATGCGATACAGGTGATCGCCGGATAAAATCAGATATTGGTCGATGCTCCATTCTTCAAACAGCCACAGATACTTCCGCACCGCATCTGCCGTTCCCTGGAACCAGCTTGTCGAGTCGCTAGGAGTTTGTTGAGCGGCTAGAACTTCTACAAAACCTTCTGTTAAGCCGGAAAAGTTGTAGGCGCGGGTGATATGGCGATTCAGAGAAGCCGAATTGAATTGGGTTAAGACGTAAATTTTATTGATATCAGAATTGACGCAATTACTGATGGGGATATCAATCAGACGATACTTACCCGCTAAAGGAACTGCGGGTTTAGCGCGGAGTTTGGTCAAGGGGTACAATCGAGTTCCTGCCCCCCCGCCAAGGATGATCCCTAATACTCGTTTCACGCTGCTATTCCTCTAAACTGCCAGTGGACTCACAAATTTAGTTTAGGACTGTCCGGTACCGCTGATAAGGGTCAGAGGCAAGAAGTCTCCGAAATGCGAATTCCTTCCTGCGAGAGATAACAGCACGGGGGCCATTTGTCGAGATCGGTTAGCAACATTTTTAGTTTATTGCCGCACAATGGGTAAACTTAATTCGTTGCTGAGTTCTTGGGCAAGCCATTCGAGTTCTTCGGAGGTTAAGCCACCGAAAAATTGACTTTCTGGATCGCTGCCTCCTAACGAACCGCCGATCCGATAGCTCATGCCTTGCGAACTGGGTGGATTAACGATCGCCAGATGCTTTGTAGAGTGCGCCTGGGGATGGAGGGTTGACCAAATTTTGAGTTCTGGGGGAACTTCAACGATCCCGGCTTCGGGATCTCGGCGATAGAAGCGCTTGGTCAAGGTAATTTTGTAGAGGTTCTCGCGGTTAGCGCGAAAAATCAGTTTCTGGATGCCAAAGGCCCTCTGAGTGACTTTGAACTGTTGGGGGCCGATCTCGATGTGAATGTCGGCGCGGCTACTGTAGAAGTATAGCCAATATCCACTACCCACAACGTATACGAAAAATAAGCTAATCAAGAGGCTCGATAAATTACCGCTTGTTAGAACCACAGGTAGCCAGCTTAGGGCGATCGCACCTACCAATCCTAGGATAATCAACGAGCAGCCCTGACTTATCCCACTAGATTTGGGCGCTGGGATGTGGATCTCTAGGCAATCGGCTGTTCTATGTAGGGTAATTTTGCTGCGTTCGGGTCGATGAACGATTTGATCGCGATCGCCAAAATCAGGGTTTTCTAGGGCTTGTAGGGCTGCCTGAGCATCGCTAAATCGCTGTTTGCGGACGGGATGGGTCAGGGTTTCTAACCAGCGGGCAAACTTGGGGGTTAGAGGCGTGAGGGGTTGGAATTTGAGGTGCAAGTCTTCTTGCAATAAGTCGGCGGGATGGGTACCTGTGACTAGGTAGATTAAGGTTGCACCCAAGCTATAGAGATCGGAAGCCGGGAATGCCCGTCCGCTAAATTGTTCGGGTGGCATATAACCATAAGTTCCCACAACGGTCATCGTCCCCATTTCGCGGACGGCGGTTTGCACAGAACCAAAGTCTACGAGATAGAGTTCTCCCACCTGATGGCCGGTGCGATCGCCCTTCAGTAAAATATTGCTCGGTTTAATGTCGCGATGAATCACAGGGGGACAGTTGGCGTGTAAGTCGCTGAGAACCTTTAATAAGGCTTGGGCAATGTTCTGGACTTCTGCTTCGCTAAAGCTGCGTCCCTGCTCGATCCATTGCTGCAAGGAAGGGGCATCCAAGTAGGTTTGCACCAGGACAAAACCGCGATCGTTAGGTTGGTCGAATTCAAAGTAGTCAAGGTAGCGAGGAATTGCTGGATGGGATAAAGATTGTAGGGTTTTGGCTTCTCGTTCAAATAATTTGAGGTCTTCCCAACGAAAGCTACTATTAAAACTTAGCAACTTCAGGACAACGGGTTCTTGGGTCTGTAAGTCTTGGGCGAGGAGGGTGTGGCGACCCGCATTTTGTCCGAGTTGCCGTTGAATCTGATAGCGATCGCGTAAAACTTGTCCAGCTAAAAGCATAAGGATAGAAGGCTCATGTTCTGTGCAAAGCGGAACTTGCTTCTGAAGCTAGCATATTGGCTCCCCTGGCTCTACCCACTCCAGAATAGATAAATTTGATACTAAATCTCTGTCCCCCAAGCCGACCTGTGAATTCCTCGGTTGCCCCATACCGGCAAGTCCGCCTAACTTAGAAGATAAAGCCTAACCTTACTGCTGATTCATGCTGAATAGCATCCCGATGCCAGCACACATTCAATCGCGACTAGGCTGCGTTCCTCCCTTGTTCGCGGCCGTGTCCCCAGATCCTGAACTGT from Desertifilum tharense IPPAS B-1220 carries:
- a CDS encoding glucose-1-phosphate adenylyltransferase, with translation MKRVLGIILGGGAGTRLYPLTKLRAKPAVPLAGKYRLIDIPISNCVNSDINKIYVLTQFNSASLNRHITRAYNFSGLTEGFVEVLAAQQTPSDSTSWFQGTADAVRKYLWLFEEWSIDQYLILSGDHLYRMDYRDFVKRHRETGADITLSVVPIDEKRASDFGLMKIDQTGRVIDFSEKPKGDALKQMAVDTTILGLSPEQAQATPYIASMGIYVFNKDVMHRLLHENPQRTDFGKEIIPACAKDLNVQAYLFNGYWEDIGTIEAFYDANLALTRQPHPPFSFYDEKAPIYTRTRFLPPSKLLDSHVTESIIAEGCIIKECRIDHSVVGVRSRIEANCIIEDALLMGSDFYEPFAERQSGLQRGGIPLGIGSDTTIRRAIVDKNARIGRHVQIINKDRVEEAEREDQGFYIRNGIVVVMKNATIPDHTTI
- a CDS encoding serine/threonine-protein kinase, coding for MLLAGQVLRDRYQIQRQLGQNAGRHTLLAQDLQTQEPVVLKLLSFNSSFRWEDLKLFEREAKTLQSLSHPAIPRYLDYFEFDQPNDRGFVLVQTYLDAPSLQQWIEQGRSFSEAEVQNIAQALLKVLSDLHANCPPVIHRDIKPSNILLKGDRTGHQVGELYLVDFGSVQTAVREMGTMTVVGTYGYMPPEQFSGRAFPASDLYSLGATLIYLVTGTHPADLLQEDLHLKFQPLTPLTPKFARWLETLTHPVRKQRFSDAQAALQALENPDFGDRDQIVHRPERSKITLHRTADCLEIHIPAPKSSGISQGCSLIILGLVGAIALSWLPVVLTSGNLSSLLISLFFVYVVGSGYWLYFYSSRADIHIEIGPQQFKVTQRAFGIQKLIFRANRENLYKITLTKRFYRRDPEAGIVEVPPELKIWSTLHPQAHSTKHLAIVNPPSSQGMSYRIGGSLGGSDPESQFFGGLTSEELEWLAQELSNELSLPIVRQ